Proteins encoded together in one Ogataea parapolymorpha DL-1 chromosome III, whole genome shotgun sequence window:
- a CDS encoding Vacuolar protein sorting-associated protein, protein MAVPRLDLEHSLLDWSPPAKKIHGSADVQSFLHSVAIDRIKTALMLICQKVSLKTVPEGVLDSSLVESPNEPVSSTLLDLPPPTTEFDQKKLSPNVQRVLDFLAELNLLMDQVPPLPGPRRYGNMACRDWHDQLEKKVDGWFDLHLRPLFASQVDGQFAGFISEARYYILGAFGSRDRLDYGTGHELSFLAFFASLLMCQLLDQDSLEGTEILIIFGKYYDLVKRLILTYTLEPAGSHGVWGLDDHFHLIYIIGASQLVDSETVGTDRKSARAVNFRMGLTPSTVLNPAVTKQQAHRNLFYNAIGFIRRVKKGNFSEHSPLLYEICTSKPWEKIALGMIKMFQGEVLSKFPVVQHFYFGNVLFPWKDAVSLRALPESSPDTESEKTAPAKTDYRSEAELAMHSLYQRREEELAMLAEKRPSAVPRATRAPWK, encoded by the coding sequence ATGGCTGTTCCTCGATTAGACCTAGAGCATAGCTTATTGGACTGGTCGCCGCCagcgaaaaaaatccaTGGCTCTGCGGACGTGCAGAGCTTTCTGCATTCGGTGGCAATTGACCGCATCAAGACAGCTCTCATGTTGATTTGTCAGAAGGTCAGCCTGAAAACCGTGCCGGAAGGAGTTCTGGACAGTTCGCTAGTGGAATCGCCCAATGAGCCAGTATCAAGCACACTACTTGATCTGCCCCCGCCAACGACAGAATTTGACCAAAAAAAGCTTTCGCCAAACGTCCAACGAgtgcttgattttcttgcCGAGCTAAACCTCCTGATGGACCAGGTCCCGCCGCTGCCCGGTCCGAGACGGTACGGAAACATGGCGTGTCGCGACTGGCACGACCAACTCGAGAAGAAGGTGGACGGCTGGTTCGATCTGCACCTGCGTCCGCTGTTTGCGTCCCAGGTGGACGGCCAGTTCGCCGGATTTATTTCCGAAGCCAGATACTACATTCTGGGGGCGTTCGGCTCCCGCGACCGTCTTGACTACGGCACAGGGCACGAACTATCGTTTTTAGCATTTTTCGCGAGCCTGCTTATGTGCCAATTGCTGGACCAGGACTCTCTCGAGGGTACCGAGATCCTAATCATCTTTGGCAAATATTATGATCTCGTGAAACGTTTGATCCTGACGTATACGCTCGAACCGGCGGGATCACACGGGGTGTGGGGGCTGGACGACCATTTCCACTTGATCTACATCATTGGAGCCTCGCAGCTGGTGGATTCCGAGACTGTTGGAACCGATAGAAAAAGCGCGAGGGCCGTGAACTTTCGCATGGGGCTCACGCCGTCGACGGTGCTGAATCCGGCGGTGACCAAACAGCAGGCACACCGCAATCTCTTCTACAACGCCATTGGGTTTATTCGGCGTGTGAAAAAGGGCAATTTCAGTGAGCACTCGCCGCTGCTCTACGAAATTTGCACCTCTAAGCCCTGGGAAAAAATAGCACTCGGCATGATAAAAATGTTCCAGGGAGAGGTGCTCTCGAAATTCCCTGTTGTGCAGCACTTTTACTTTGGCAATGTGTTGTTCCCCTGGAAAGACGCTGTTTCGCTGCGAGCTCTGCCTGAGTCTTCCCCAGACACAGAGTCCGAAAAGACAGCTCCCGCTAAAACAGATTATCGCAGCGAGGCCGAGCTCGCCATGCACTCGCTGTACCAGCGAAGAGAAGAGGAACTGGCGATGCTTGCGGAAAAACGCCCGTCCGCTGTGCCCAGAGCTACCCGTGCGCCGTGGAAATGA
- a CDS encoding NADP-dependent alcohol dehydrogenase 6 codes for MSVSVNYPEEFAGFAVLDTKDWNKPKYITYKPKTFGDHDIDIEIECCGLCGSDIMTAMGGEGWGEIKLPQVVGHEIIGKVVNVGPKVSLHKIGDRVGLGAQAFGCLSCRRCKEDNEQYCKDSVTTYDGVYPDGYVSQGGYASHVRAHEHFCFAIPDAIKSTEAASLCCAGLTVYSPLKRYIPTDLPNGEKPKVAVLGLGGLGHLAVQIAAALGAEPYVFSRTDAKKEQALQLGAKGFVATGTKGWAEEYFDQFDLILNCAISLSGLDLDSFLSILKVQGRFVSVGLPAAEEKYDVSPFTFFSNGSSLCSSNLGSRKEMLDLLDLCVKHDIRPWVEEIPISEEGCNTALTRAWKGDVRYRFVFTEFHKAFGTGK; via the coding sequence ATGAGTGTTTCTGTGAACTACCCTGAGGAATTTGCTGGTTTTGCCGTGCTTGACACCAAGGACTGGAACAAGCCCAAGTACATCACTTACAAACCCAAGACCTTTGGCGACCACGACATTGACATCGAGATCGAGTGTTGTGGTCTTTGCGGGTCGGACATCATGACGGCGATGGGCGGCGAAGGATGGGGAGAAATCAAGCTTCCGCAGGTTGTGGGCCACGAGATCATTGGCAAAGTGGTCAACGTGGGTCCAAAAGTCAGTCTGCACAAGATTGGGGACAGAGTCGGCCTTGGAGCCCAAGCTTTTGGATGTTTGAGCTGTAGACGGTGCAAGGAAGACAACGAGCAGTACTGCAAGGACTCTGTCACTACGTACGACGGCGTTTATCCCGATGGGTATGTTTCTCAGGGAGGCTACGCCTCTCACGTGAGAGCACACGAGCATTTCTGTTTTGCCATTCCAGACGCCATAAAGTCCACCGAGGCTGCCTCTCTGTGCTGTGCAGGATTAACCGTGTACTCTCCTCTGAAAAGATATATACCTACGGACCTGCCTAATGGCGAGAAGCCAAAAGTGGCCGTGCTCGGTCTGGGAGGCCTGGGACACCTGGCGGTCCAAATTGCCGCTGCTTTGGGAGCCGAGCCGTACGTTTTCTCGAGAACCGATGCCAAGAAGGAGCAGGCCTTGCAACTTGGTGCCAAGGGGTTCGTGGCCACGGGAACCAAGGGCTGGGCCGAGGAGTACTTCGACCAATTCGACCTTATTCTCAACTGTGCCATTTCTCTCTCTGGCCTCGACTTGGACAGCTTCCTGTCGATTTTGAAGGTACAGGGCAGATTTGTCTCTGTCGGTCTGCCGGCTGCAGAGGAAAAATATGACGTTTCTCCGTTCACGTTTTTCTCCAACGGCTCGTCGCTGTGCTCATCAAACCTGGGATCCAGAAAGGAGatgctggacctgctggacctgTGTGTGAAGCACGATATCCGTCCGTGGGTCGAAGAGATCCCAATTTCCGAGGAGGGCTGCAACACTGCGCTGACCAGAGCCTGGAAGGGAGACGTCAGATACAGGTTTGTCTTTACCGAGTTCCACAAGGCTTTTGGAACGGGAAAATAG
- a CDS encoding Exocyst complex protein EXO70 → MSALNASMNLGAGSEIAIDVDEADMSILDENLKLTDELTATLSAKLHRVSTSSALAIKSINPLMVKINRLKVQQRNFQNIFKLVENIKDYAQEISSLDKSMSTFSGLNSVSQITSFCNIVDKYQGIQHELESRNLSDFEGLRKGLDSSLRDADVTLKFEFINKLKTLSKRLKSNGNKYGKEEDDIIVQLKLMYDFMKRSRAKNMLDTLIKERADYNLSTLRALNLDLPTLVKDQTYYYDGDKNQRYFVNYSKMLQSLLYGEPHFLSKFFDDFNDINQLLFEIFSPSLENFVNQFNNFSSFVEIHQSSYSSMYFEIDHGLSLILSAFRRLNLIIPRQISELESESLTHCQSVFSGSFKYIDQRYSDMVVGDNVNETLNNTFMSLISRISKMCQFQEYQLKIISTMKNGSWLPASKPPGFQEVRMGSNDPTFLLSVFYGDLIEYNFFQLERKYKPKMNEEDLGVFLLFNLDGLQNLLDNSGRLKQVLGHTGLQRLDRMKKKAMEKATAEWTKMTTKLMQASTRQGDTFNLTSKELGKLIDEFNKNFEENFKKMQHKKLPAFFKKQLNQDINKMLVPAYRVFYTNFTSSGSSKSVVKHFKYDINGLQKKIADLG, encoded by the coding sequence ATGAGTGCTTTGAACGCTTCAATGAACTTAGGAGCCGGCTCCGAAATAGCCATTGACGTTGACGAGGCGGATATGTCAATTCTGGACGAGAATCTCAAATTGACAGATGAGCTAACCGCAACGCTATCTGCGAAGCTTCACAGGGTTTCAACAAGCAGTGCTCTCGCGATCAAGTCAATCAACCCGCTGATGGTCAAAATTAACCGTCTCAAAGTGCAGCAGAGAAACTTTCAAAACATATTCAAGTTGGTCGAAAATATCAAGGACTACGCACAGGAGATCAGCAGTTTAGACAAATCAATGAGCACCTTTAGTGGACTCAACTCCGTCTCACAAATAACCAGCTTCTGCAACATTGTTGACAAATATCAGGGAATCCAGCATGAATTGGAATCCAGGAATTTAAGTGACTTTGAAGGTTTGCGCAAAGGACTTGATTCGTCTCTACGAGATGCCGATGTAACTCTTAAATTCGAATTTATCAATAAGCTCAAAACATTAAGCAAGAGGCTCAAAAGCAATGGTAACAAATATGGaaaggaagaggacgatATAATAGtgcagctcaagctgatgTATGATTTTATGAAACGCAGCCGTGCAAAGAATATGCTAGATACCCTGATCAAGGAAAGAGCAGACTATAATCTTTCAACTCTTCGTGCGCTTAACTTAGACCTCCCCACCCTTGTCAAAGATCAAACATATTACTACGATGGAGACAAAAACCAAAGGTACTTTGTTAATTATTCCAAAATGCTGCAAAGTCTTCTCTATGGAGAGCCTCATTTTCTTTCCAAGTTCTTCGATGATTTCAATGACATCAATCAGCTTCTTTTTGAGATATTCTCGCCTTCTCTTGAAAACTTTGTCAACCAGTTCAACAATTTCTCAAGttttgttgaaatccacCAGTCAAGCTACAGCTCCATGTATTTTGAAATTGATCACGGTCTGTCATTGATTCTAAGCGCTTTCAGAAGACTCAACCTGATAATTCCACGCCAAATATCAGAGCTGGAGTCCGAGTCTCTTACGCATTGCCAGTCGGTTTTCTCAGGCTCCTTCAAATATATTGACCAACGTTATTCTGACATGGTAGTCGGTGACAATGTGAACGAAACTTTGAACAACACATTCATGTCTCTCATCTCAAGAATCAGTAAGATGTGCCAGTTCCAAGAATATCAGCTAAAGATAATCTCAACCATGAAGAACGGCAGCTGGTTGCCTGCATCAAAACCTCCTGGATTCCAGGAGGTTAGAATGGGCTCTAACGACCCTACTTTCCTGTTGAGTGTTTTTTATGGTGATCTGATCGAATATAACTTCTTCCAGCTTGAACGGAAGTATAAGCCAAAAATGAACGAGGAAGACCTTGGAGTTTTCCTGCTATTCAATTTAGATGGGCTACAAAATTTGCTGGATAACAGTGGTCGACTGAAGCAGGTTCTTGGACACACAGGGCTCCAGCGATTAGACAgaatgaagaaaaaagcAATGGAGAAGGCCACAGCGGAATGGACAAAAATGACTACCAAGTTGATGCAGGCATCTACCAGACAAGGAGACACGTTCAACCTCACTTCGAAGGAACTAGGAAAACTGattgacgagttcaacaagaatTTCGAAGAGaacttcaagaagatgCAGCACAAGAAACTTCCTGCATTCTTCAAAAAGCAGCTGAATCAGGATATTAACAAGATGCTTGTTCCGGCTTACAGAGTTTTCTACACCAATTTTACCTCCAGTGGCTCCTCTAAGAGCGTGGTGAAGCATTTCAAATATGATATTAATGGTctgcagaagaaaataGCTGACCTAGGTTAA
- a CDS encoding BglC endoglucanase encodes MVIAITSAYAANAESIYELSPSFKDFISKRRAKRSWDENETINAKSIFDYNNDKVYGVNLGGWMVTEPYITPTLYWDASTDGTEATVPVDEYHYCKQLGTEECHARLKKHWDSWIVESDFEKIKKYGFNTVRFPIGYWAFAHLSSDPYCFGQEEYLDKAIQWCRKYGLFLWIDLHGVPGSQNGFDNSGLRDHVDWQKHPLYVDLSLEILHYIMAKYGGEEYEDVVSAIQVLNEPLGSRLNINKLEEFYVNSYTQMRYLKSDNYIAYHDAFMAPEFWDSRLTGKVSHTSNITLYPHTGNLTGYTNTSTYQGNYYNIIIDHHRYEVFDVGQLSQSIDEHIASLKGFTSAILKEDKPKLVGEWAAAITDCAFWLNGVGRGARYDGSFQSTKKLGNCAYANDFGEWTKERRIEVRKLIEAQLDLYNQTSGFIFWCYKTEDAIEWDLEKLVEYDLFPQPLADRRYVSVLSSDAAIVSSPLTNKSKIEIIVLILTACALGLEFL; translated from the coding sequence ATGGTGATTGCGATCACCAGCGCTTATGCCGCAAATGCTGAATCGATATATGAATTATCTCCAAGCTTCAAAGATTTCATTAGTAAAAGACGAGCCAAACGTTCGTGGGACGAGAATGAGACAATTAATGCAAAATCTATTTTCGACTACAATAACGACAAAGTGTATGGTGTGAATTTAGGAGGCTGGATGGTGACAGAGCCGTACATAACACCGACTCTTTATTGGGATGCTTCCACCGACGGAACGGAAGCGACAGTGCCAGTCGATGAGTATCACTACTGTAAGCAGCTGGGTACTGAAGAGTGTCATGCCAGGTTGAAAAAACATTGGGATAGCTGGATCGTAGAGAGCGATTTTGAGAAGATTAAAAAATATGGCTTCAACACAGTCAGATTTCCAATTGGATATTGGGCCTTTGCCCACTTGAGCTCAGATCCCTACTGTTTTGGGCAGGAAGAATATTTGGACAAGGCAATTCAGTGGTGTAGAAAGTACGGCCTGTTCCTTTGGATTGATTTGCATGGGGTTCCTGGCTCCCAGAATGGGTTCGACAACTCGGGATTAAGAGACCATGTTGATTGGCAAAAGCATCCGCTATATGTTGATCTTTCGCTTGAGATCTTGCATTACATTATGGCCAAATATGGCGGAGAAGAATACGAGGATGTTGTTTCAGCTATCCAAGTACTGAATGAGCCATTAGGATCGAGACTGAATATTAACAAACTGGAGGAATTTTATGTCAACAGCTACACACAGATGAGATATTTAAAGAGCGACAATTACATTGCGTACCATGACGCATTCATGGCTCCGGAATTCTGGGACTCCAGACTTACCGGAAAGGTGAGCCATACCTCTAATATTACTTTATACCCTCATACGGGTAATTTGACTGGATATACTAACACATCTACCTATCAGGGGAATTATTATAACATTATTATAGATCACCACAGGTACGAGGTCTTTGATGTCGGTCAACTGTCACAATCGATTGACGAGCACATAGCCTCATTGAAAGGTTTCACATCTGCAATCCTCAAAGAAGACAAACCAAAGCTGGTTGGTGAATGGGCGGCTGCCATCACCGATTGTGCATTCTGGCTAAACGGTGTTGGAAGAGGTGCCCGGTACGATGGATCCTTCCAATCTACTAAAAAACTAGGTAACTGTGCGTATGCAAACGATTTCGGTGAATGGACCAAGGAACGCAGAATAGAGGTGAGAAAACTAATTGAGGCTCAATTGGATCTGTACAACCAAACGAGCGGCTTCATTTTCTGGTGTTACAAGACTGAGGATGCCATCGAATGggatcttgaaaaattaGTCGAATATGATTTGTTCCCCCAACCACTAGCAGACAGGAGATATGTCTCTGTTCTGTCTAGCGATGCGGCTATCGTGAGTTCTCCCCTGACAAATAAATCCAAGATTGAAATCATTGTACTTATACTAACTGCATGTGCACTAGGACTAGAATTCCTGTAA
- a CDS encoding lipoate-protein ligase A — MIRIGGTLASRPLSRCRRLYSHTPFDEYLDFSPGKPPLEPEDPARINHDPFDFSDIPIIKDESDLLSSGLTTPSNTLLNDTNLSMSSDSVLQEPITMTTKDFMKKLNIARSDQSFDEQRLKRFSLFLHTDTQSRQYNTRLQDIATIRNPLTVISEFNNPRLNLAIEKYVYDQMPDPLGNARSRRLVLYKNSPCVVIGKNQNPFREVNFREATIRGIPILRRFSGGGTVVHDLGNFNFSYMSSRQSFSRVEFTNALNNEINQFVGLDIGYDAPKFPLTTNDRGDIVSSNSLKKVSGSAYQVSRGKSLHHGTMLLKSDLKRLSALLKLTEKRKASIQDKSTDSIPSPVENLEMSDTLFQFCAAEAFKKLHPTDGIEDMVYDNLLVQGDSHILKLNEVNDLPEEVLEIQQELSTWEWTIGKTPKFQLIVDDDEFQYQITVEKGLITEIDSAEPELEKLVGFPFSSGKISHVLAEPLRSHVMWHVDSNTNYAQLGIS; from the coding sequence ATGATCCGAATAGGAGGAACCTTAGCATCGAGACCCCTGAGCAGGTGTCGAAGGTTATACTCTCATACTCCTTTTGATGAGTACCTAGACTTTTCTCCCGGTAAGCCACCCTTGGAACCAGAAGATCCTGCACGCATTAATCACGATCCTTTCGATTTTTCGGACATCCCAATTATCAAGGATGAGAGTGATTTACTTTCATCAGGCCTCACTACACCCAGTAACACACTCTTGAATGATACAAACTTGTCTATGAGTTCGGACTCTGTGTTGCAGGAACCTATCACCATGACTACAAAAGACTTCATGAAGAAACTCAATATAGCCCGTTCAGATCAATCTTTTGATGAGCAGAGACTCAAGCGGTTTAGCTTATTCTTGCATACCGATACTCAAAGCCGCCAATATAATACAAGACTGCAAGACATTGCAACCATTAGAAATCCGTTAACGGTTATCAGCGAGTTCAACAATCCAAGACTCAATCTTGCCATAGAGAAATATGTTTACGACCAGATGCCAGATCCCTTGGGTAATGCAAGGTCACGAAGACTGGTTTTATATAAGAACTCTCCTTGCGTGGTCATTGgcaaaaatcaaaatccTTTCAGAGAAGTAAACTTTAGAGAGGCCACTATTCGTGGAATTCCAATACTGAGGAGGTTCAGCGGTGGAGGAACTGTGGTTCATGATCTCGGAaatttcaatttttcttACATGAGTAGCAGACAATCATTTAGCAGAGTTGAGTTTACAAATGCACTGAATAACGAGATTAATCAGTTCGTTGGTCTCGATATTGGCTATGATGCACCTAAATTTCCGCTCACGACAAATGACCGTGGAGACATTgtcagcagcaacagcttAAAGAAGGTCAGTGGCTCTGCCTACCAGGTTTCTAGAGGTAAATCACTGCACCATGGAACAATGCTCCTCAAGTCGGATCTTAAGAGGCTTTCTGCTTTGTTGAAGCTGACCGAAAAGCGTAAAGCTTCCATCCAGGACAAAAGCACTGACTCGATTCCTAGCCCGGTGGAAAATCTGGAAATGAGCGATACACTGTTCCAATTTTGCGCTGCGGAGGcgttcaaaaaattgcatCCGACGGACGGGATTGAGGACATGGTGTACGACAATCTTCTTGTCCAGGGAGACAGCCATattctcaaactcaacgAGGTAAATGATCTTCCTGAAGAGGTTTTGGAAATACAACAGGAACTTTCTACATGGGAATGGACCATCGGAAAAACTCCGAAATTTCAGCTGATCGTCGATGATGACGAATTCCAGTATCAGATTACTGTGGAAAAAGGCTTAATTACCGAGATTGATTCCGCAGAGCCAGAGTTGGAAAAATTGGTCGGGTTTCCGTTCAGTAGTGGGAAGATATCTCATGTCCTGGCAGAACCCTTGAGAAGCCATGTTATGTGGCATGTCGACTCAAACACGAATTATGCGCAGTTAGGGATCTCATGA